From the genome of Gilliamella sp. wkB7, one region includes:
- a CDS encoding 4'-phosphopantetheinyl transferase family protein, whose protein sequence is MNFIYLANINNLSWSVLQDQKKILSHSAQLDIEKYKFEQDKCRSLVGKMLLLYSLQCHEQLQQSHLPIIDYGLYRKPFIHSMKGHFNISHSHDWVACVYSSNGEVGIDIEHIKPVNIIDYQDVMTGNEYQRALNNPNFDFFQLWTLKEAIMKAQGQGFYLSPSSFELPFPFYNDEIVEINHTRWFVYSQSFANEYKLSLASLYPIVENVQVIPLQLDQFWQ, encoded by the coding sequence ATGAACTTTATTTATTTAGCGAATATCAATAATCTATCGTGGTCTGTTTTACAGGATCAAAAAAAAATACTTAGCCACTCCGCGCAGTTAGATATCGAGAAATATAAATTTGAGCAAGATAAATGCCGTAGTTTAGTTGGCAAAATGCTGTTGCTTTATTCTTTACAATGTCATGAACAATTACAACAATCCCACTTACCCATCATTGATTATGGTCTTTACCGAAAGCCATTTATTCATTCAATGAAAGGACATTTCAATATTTCACATTCTCATGATTGGGTTGCTTGTGTATATAGTAGTAATGGTGAAGTTGGTATAGATATTGAACACATTAAGCCAGTTAATATTATTGACTATCAAGATGTTATGACTGGAAATGAGTACCAAAGAGCACTTAATAATCCAAATTTTGACTTCTTTCAATTATGGACATTAAAAGAAGCAATTATGAAAGCTCAAGGGCAGGGATTCTATCTCTCACCATCTTCGTTTGAGTTACCGTTCCCCTTTTATAATGATGAGATTGTAGAAATTAACCACACACGTTGGTTTGTTTATAGTCAAAGCTTTGCCAATGAATATAAGTTGTCTTTGGCTTCTTTATATCCAATCGTTGAAAATGTACAAGTCATTCCATTGCAACTCGATCAATTTTGGCAGTAA
- a CDS encoding SPFH domain-containing protein, producing MALGNFFKKQLKTVIEWTNQEPDVLFYEFPTPTSEIKNASKLIINPGQGCILVYKGEVIDVIIKSGIYELSTSNHPFITNLVKILQSFESENKLHVYFFRLASLVDQKWGTATPIKYVDSVYQFPIELGAYGTYSIKIEHAGLFFKEIVGTNSIYTAKDLNKLMMSRIIPTISSQLATESYSYQNIDSQLIMLSQQIKDNLQVPFTKLGLVLDDFQVEATSFNQETLDRINRIADSRTDALAAKEVGLNYVEHEKLKALRDAAQNEGGLAGAGLQIGAGVELAKSFDLNNTNTTSTANNTANSNEEIIKQLKQLKELADAGILTQEEFNAKKAQLLEKI from the coding sequence ATGGCTTTAGGCAATTTTTTTAAAAAACAATTAAAAACAGTCATAGAATGGACAAACCAAGAGCCGGATGTCTTATTCTATGAGTTTCCAACCCCAACAAGCGAAATAAAAAATGCCAGTAAACTCATTATTAATCCTGGTCAGGGTTGTATTTTAGTTTACAAAGGTGAAGTAATTGATGTAATTATCAAATCGGGGATTTACGAACTTTCAACATCAAACCATCCATTTATTACGAACTTGGTGAAAATATTACAGAGTTTTGAAAGTGAAAATAAACTGCATGTTTACTTTTTCCGATTAGCTAGCTTAGTTGATCAGAAATGGGGAACAGCAACACCAATTAAGTATGTTGATAGTGTATATCAATTTCCAATTGAGCTTGGTGCTTATGGTACCTATTCGATTAAAATTGAGCATGCTGGGCTGTTTTTCAAAGAAATTGTTGGGACCAATTCAATTTATACAGCAAAAGATCTTAATAAGTTGATGATGTCACGTATTATACCTACCATCTCATCACAGTTAGCGACTGAAAGTTATTCATATCAGAATATAGATTCTCAGTTAATTATGTTATCTCAACAAATTAAAGATAATCTTCAAGTTCCTTTTACTAAATTAGGTCTTGTTTTGGATGATTTTCAAGTTGAAGCAACATCGTTTAATCAAGAAACATTGGATCGAATCAATAGAATTGCCGATTCAAGAACTGATGCACTAGCGGCCAAAGAAGTTGGCTTGAATTATGTTGAACATGAAAAACTTAAAGCTCTACGTGATGCAGCACAAAATGAAGGTGGACTTGCTGGAGCTGGTTTACAAATCGGTGCAGGTGTGGAGTTAGCTAAATCGTTTGATCTAAACAATACAAATACGACTTCGACAGCGAATAATACAGCAAATAGTAATGAAGAAATCATCAAGCAATTAAAACAATTGAAAGAGCTAGCGGATGCTGGGATTTTAACGCAAGAGGAGTTTAATGCGAAAAAAGCTCAATTGCTTGAAAAGATTTAA
- a CDS encoding glycoside hydrolase family 43 protein produces MSFDYYKNPIICADYSDPDIIRVNDDFFMVSSSFNHMPAIPILHSKNLVNWQIINHVFSSLNLSGYDEVQPGKGVWAPSIRYHDQRFWVFFSTPDEGIFMCNTDNPWGKWSNPHCVQLAKGWIDPCPFWDDDGNAWLIHAFAQSRCGLKHKLQLFQMESDGSALIGEGLIIYDGTADLPTLEGPKVYKRNDWYYIFAPAGGVETGWQTILRSKHIKGPWVARNVLFQGNTPINGPHQGGWVELQNNECWFVHFQDAHLYGRIVHLQPMYWGEDDWPRIGEIIDDNIAGQPVLSAKKPTVNHSAVDYKIQTSDNFQEGKFGLQWQWLANPQKQWLAENRRTLTLNCVPLPIRNQQQTLYFAPNLLLQKFSSFQFSAQTKVTFIPEQSGDFAGLIIYGERYAALTINFNHDKYILCYRYGWMKDSGIVDEYQEEITQLSTSVCQFKVDVGLNGICQFYYAKQDNQWIKITRNFAAGKGKWMGAKVGIFASTQAKQATNGKCEFEYFDIIDN; encoded by the coding sequence ATGAGTTTTGACTATTATAAAAATCCAATCATCTGCGCTGACTATTCAGATCCAGATATTATTCGAGTTAATGATGATTTTTTTATGGTTTCATCTAGCTTTAATCACATGCCAGCTATTCCGATTTTACATTCCAAAAATTTGGTAAATTGGCAGATTATTAACCATGTTTTTTCTTCACTAAATTTATCTGGTTATGACGAAGTTCAACCTGGTAAAGGGGTTTGGGCACCGTCTATTCGTTATCATGACCAAAGATTTTGGGTGTTTTTTAGCACGCCTGATGAAGGTATATTTATGTGCAATACCGACAATCCATGGGGAAAATGGAGTAACCCGCACTGCGTTCAATTAGCCAAGGGATGGATAGATCCCTGCCCTTTTTGGGATGATGATGGTAATGCATGGTTGATTCATGCTTTTGCACAAAGCCGATGTGGACTTAAACATAAATTACAACTGTTTCAAATGGAAAGTGATGGTTCAGCCTTAATTGGTGAAGGACTAATTATTTATGATGGAACGGCTGATTTACCGACACTTGAAGGACCCAAAGTATATAAAAGAAACGATTGGTATTATATTTTTGCACCAGCGGGAGGCGTTGAAACAGGTTGGCAAACGATATTACGCAGTAAACATATTAAAGGTCCTTGGGTCGCCCGTAACGTTCTTTTTCAAGGTAATACGCCAATCAATGGCCCTCATCAGGGGGGATGGGTAGAATTGCAAAATAATGAATGTTGGTTTGTACACTTTCAAGATGCTCATTTATACGGTCGCATAGTTCATTTACAACCCATGTATTGGGGTGAAGATGACTGGCCAAGAATTGGTGAAATAATTGATGATAACATTGCAGGTCAACCTGTTTTATCCGCAAAAAAACCAACCGTTAATCACTCCGCCGTCGATTATAAAATTCAAACCAGTGATAATTTTCAAGAGGGTAAGTTTGGTTTACAATGGCAATGGCTAGCTAATCCACAAAAACAGTGGTTAGCTGAAAATAGGAGAACATTGACTCTAAATTGTGTGCCGCTTCCAATCCGTAATCAACAACAAACACTCTATTTTGCGCCGAATCTTTTATTACAAAAATTTTCATCATTTCAATTCAGTGCTCAAACCAAAGTGACATTCATTCCTGAACAATCTGGTGATTTTGCTGGCTTAATTATCTATGGTGAACGTTATGCAGCACTGACCATTAACTTTAACCATGACAAATATATTTTGTGCTATCGTTACGGGTGGATGAAAGATTCAGGTATCGTTGATGAATATCAGGAAGAAATTACGCAACTCAGTACATCTGTTTGCCAATTTAAGGTTGATGTTGGACTCAATGGGATTTGCCAATTTTATTATGCAAAACAAGATAATCAATGGATAAAAATAACACGTAATTTTGCCGCAGGTAAAGGGAAATGGATGGGTGCCAAAGTTGGTATTTTTGCCTCAACTCAAGCAAAACAAGCAACCAACGGCAAGTGTGAATTCGAATATTTCGATATAATAGATAACTAA
- a CDS encoding glycoside-pentoside-hexuronide (GPH):cation symporter yields the protein MDNNQKLSVMEKIGFGMGDAACGIVYSSVTMFLTYFYTDIYGLSAAAVGIMFLATRIFDAIIDPITGMLADRTKTKWGRFRPWLIWFAIPYAVLAVMTYTTPDFGYSGKLLYAYISYALLMLCYTFINIPYCALGGVITRNEKERLSAQSFRFTISSASGLMVSMSTLFLVDWLGKEDKQLGFQLTMAFMGLIAIGMLIFCFLTTKERVTPIEDNNVSVKKDLKCLLANDQWCIVAIITFFSSMAGVMRSSATLYYATYLMIGGISSTSGTAMKSAFVSTSVIGTILGAMAAGYFAKRFTAIQLFKNINLILFAIGVIMFFVPPVWLSVVFPLYFLIGFFHQMYQPFKWNMMANAADYGEWKFGRRATGLSFSGNLFALKLGMAVAGALVGVCLGLLGYQAGVDVQTPLATKGIIGLLTIGPAFSYLLLWWLMRFYKLDNKMMEKIQEDLLTRQKSVENHN from the coding sequence ATGGATAATAATCAAAAATTATCAGTCATGGAAAAAATTGGTTTTGGAATGGGTGATGCCGCATGCGGAATCGTTTATTCTTCCGTAACTATGTTTTTAACCTACTTTTATACTGATATTTATGGTCTATCAGCCGCAGCAGTCGGGATTATGTTTTTAGCAACACGAATTTTTGATGCAATCATCGACCCAATAACAGGAATGCTTGCTGATCGAACTAAAACCAAATGGGGAAGATTTCGTCCTTGGTTAATTTGGTTTGCTATCCCATACGCTGTTTTGGCAGTAATGACCTACACGACTCCAGATTTTGGTTATTCAGGAAAATTACTCTATGCCTATATCTCCTATGCATTATTAATGCTCTGCTATACATTTATTAATATTCCTTATTGTGCACTCGGAGGGGTTATCACTCGAAATGAAAAAGAGAGACTTTCAGCTCAATCGTTTCGTTTTACTATCTCATCAGCATCAGGTCTAATGGTCTCAATGAGCACATTATTTTTAGTCGATTGGCTAGGTAAAGAAGATAAACAACTTGGCTTTCAACTCACTATGGCATTTATGGGCTTGATTGCAATTGGAATGCTAATATTCTGTTTTTTAACAACCAAAGAAAGAGTCACCCCGATTGAAGATAATAACGTTAGCGTAAAAAAAGATTTGAAATGCTTATTAGCTAATGATCAATGGTGTATTGTGGCGATTATTACCTTTTTTTCAAGTATGGCTGGAGTAATGAGAAGTTCTGCAACCCTTTATTATGCCACCTATTTAATGATAGGAGGAATTAGCTCTACATCGGGAACAGCAATGAAATCAGCTTTTGTATCAACTTCAGTTATTGGCACAATACTCGGGGCAATGGCTGCGGGATATTTTGCAAAACGATTTACCGCAATCCAACTTTTTAAAAATATAAATTTAATTCTATTTGCCATTGGTGTAATCATGTTTTTTGTGCCGCCCGTTTGGCTCTCTGTAGTATTTCCACTCTATTTTTTAATTGGTTTTTTCCATCAAATGTATCAACCGTTTAAATGGAATATGATGGCTAATGCAGCAGATTATGGTGAATGGAAATTTGGTAGAAGAGCAACAGGCCTTTCTTTTTCTGGTAATTTATTTGCCTTAAAATTGGGTATGGCTGTCGCCGGCGCTTTGGTTGGTGTTTGTCTAGGTTTACTCGGTTATCAAGCAGGTGTAGATGTCCAAACACCACTTGCCACTAAAGGGATTATCGGATTATTAACCATTGGCCCTGCATTTTCTTACTTATTACTATGGTGGTTAATGCGTTTTTATAAATTAGATAACAAAATGATGGAAAAAATCCAAGAAGATTTACTTACCAGACAAAAAAGCGTTGAAAATCACAATTAG